The Nostoc sp. PCC 7524 nucleotide sequence AACATTACTCTTTTGCAAAATAATTCACGATGGTACAAGCGTGAATGCACTGAGGAGCGATAATTAACTCAACAATCATATTGATACAAGCACAGGGCTAGAGTTTTGTGATATCAATGTATACCAGTGAATCAATCAAATATTCTCCTAGAGCAGACATTGGACAAACGAGCCGTGTTCTGGTTGTAGAAGATGAAGAGCTAATCCAAGAGATGCTAGCCGTAGCATTAGAGGAAGAAGGTTATGGAGTGCTGACAGTTCCTGACGGGCGTTCGGCGGTGGAATATATCAAAGGCTTTGAACCCAATGGGGGAGAATTTCCCTTTGACTTAATTATTCTAGATATCATGTTGCCTCAGATTAATGGGTTAGATATTTGCCGCTTGTTACGTCATCAAGGCAACCCAGTACCGATTTTGATGTTAAGTGCTAAAGGTAGCGAAACCGATCGCGTGTTAGGTTTAGAAGTCGGTGCAGATGACTACCTGACTAAACCCTTTAGTATGCGGGAATTAGTGGCACGTTGTCGCGCTTTACTCCGTCGTCAGCGTTTAAGCACCCTACCACAGCTACCCGTACTTAAATACAAGGAAGTAACCTTGAACCCTCAAGAGTGTCGGGTGTTAGTGCGCGGACAAGAAGTGAATCTTTCCCCCAAAGAATTCCGCTTATTAGAATTATTTATGAGTTATGCGCGACGGGTTTGGTCGCGGGAGCAATTACTAGATCAGGTTTGGGGCCCTGATTTTGTCGGTGATAGCAAAACTGTAGATGTTCATATCCGGTGGTTGCGCGAAAAGCTAGAGCAAGATCCCAGCCACCCAGAATATATTGTGACTGTCAGAGGATTTGGCTATCGGTTCGGATAATCTATTGAGATAGTTGTTAGTTTTTATTAATCACCAAGCAACTAACAACTCAAACTCAAATGCTTTTATTGGGATTTTTTCTGGGTTTAGCGGTAGGCATTGGGTTTTGGATTTGGCAACAGGTTCAACTAAATCGCTACCTGTGGCAATTACTCCAGCCGTTAAATTCCCGTTCTTCTAAATTGGCGCTGTCTTGGCTTCCTCGTCTACGGCAAGAAATCACTACCCTTAAGCAGCAACGCCAAGACTTGCAGCAGTCGCTACAAACTCACCAAGATCTCCTGGATGTGGCACCAGTGGGATATTTGCAAGTCGATGAAGAAAATCAACTGCTCTGGTGCAATCAGCAAGCCCAGAAAATGTTGTATTTACAACGATGGCAACCAGGGCAGGTACGTCTGTTGCTAGAATTGGTGCGGTCATATGAACTTGATCAGCTGATTGAACAAACACGCGATCGCCAAAAAGCCCAAACCAAAGAGTGGGTTTTTCACCCTTCTTGTGATAATGCGGCGGAAATGCCCACCATCAAATCTCTAACTTTGCGAGGCTCTAGTTTACCTTTACCTCACGGACAGGTGGGAGTATTTTTAGAAAACCGTCAACCCTTGCTAGATATGAATCATGTCAGGGAGCGATCGTTTTCGGATTTAGCCCATGAATTAAGAACACCCCTGACTTCGATTCGCTTAGTTGTAGAAACCCTACAAAATCGCCTAGAACCGCCTTTAAATCGCTGGGTTGACCGTTTGATGCAGGAGGTAGATAGACTCATTAACTTGGTGCAAAGCTGGCTAGAACTCACCCAAATTGAAATCAACCCCGCCATGCAACTGCAAGCGGAGGATGTGGAAGTGCGATCGCTCATAGCCTCTGTTTGGGAAACCCTAGAACCATTAGCACAGCGCCAACACCTGTCTCTAGCTTATTCCGGCCCTGAAGAGATTTGGATGAAAGCTGATCCAGCCCGTATTTATCAAGTCTTCCTGAACTTGCTTGATAACAGCATCAAGTACAGTTCTCCTGATACCAGCATCCAAATTCAGGCAAAAATTTTATCGTCACAAGATATTCCCAGTTTAGAAATTAATCTCATTGATTCTGGTGTAGGCTTTGCTTCAGAAGATTTACCCCACATTTTTGAGCGATTTTACCGGGGAGATAAAGCGCGGACTCATACCCCAATGCCAGAAAGTAATTCTATGGGCGCAATGGTTGGGAATGGTTTAGGATTAGCGATCGTGCGGCAAATTGTTCTAGCTCACGGTGGTTCAATCAAAGCCATGAATCATCCCGAAACTGGTGGCGCATGGATGCAACTTCTCTTCCCTGAAGTGATGGCAAACTCATAGAGCCAAGACTATAGTTAAAAATATCTTCACGTTTGAGACTACAAGTGTGAAAGCCGTTCTTTATAGTCCCAACCCAGACAGTCCCCAGTTAGCACGCGCCATTAGGCGTTTAGAACGGGATGTATTACGCATGGGAGCTTTGGTAGAACAATCATTTCGCCTCAGCCACCAAGCGTTATTTGCCCGTGATTTAACAGCAGCTGAGGAACTGCCACGATTAGATAAAAAAATTGATCGTTTTTATAGACAAATAGAATCAGACTGTACGGCCATCATGACACTACAAGCACCAACAGCTCAAGATTTACGCTGTTTAAGTGCTTTTATGCAGCTTGTGAGAGATTTAGAGCGGATTGGAGATTATGCCAAGGATTTAGCTGACATTGCGGTGAAAATCTTTCCCTATCCTCCTCACACGTCTTTACCAGAAATTGCAGTCATGTCTCATCATGCCCAAGCCATGTTAGCAACTAGCTTAATAGCTTTGGCAGATTTAGATGAAGTCGGTGGGCGAAGTATCAAGCACTTGGATGATGCCGTAGACAATGCTTATGATCGTCTTTATCAAACTTTAGCTCAACAACGCGATGTCCCAGGTGTTGTGGAACCAATTATATTGCTAGCATTAGCAATTCGTTGTTTGGAACGTATGGCAGATCATGCAACTAATATTGGTCAACGAGTGGCGTATATTGTTACAGGTCAACGCTCTTAAATTAAGCTCAGAGCATGAGAGATAGGGGATTGGTAATTAACCAATCCTCTATTTTTTTGTTGGGGCATGGGGCAATCTCCAGAAATTAAATATGCGTTTTCCAGAAACCTTGTAGAGACGTTCCATGGGTAGGGATTTTCGTCTCTACATTCTTTTTTGGAGATATAGTATTCACATTTAGATGAAAACTTAGTTAATCACAGTGAGATTTTACTAAATGCTAACCTTTTCTTAATCTTACGCGATTAGATTGGCGTAGTAACCAGAGAAAATTAATTCTAATCCTCAACTTGCGCCAGCTTTCTATCCCGCCAAAAAATTTATTCCGAGGCGGAATATCGGGTAGGTGCAAGAGATAAGCTAATCTCCTGCACAATGTTTATCTTCGTAAATTTATGTAAAAGTTTATACTAGCGTACATGAAAATATACATAACTCAACAAAGAAAATTGCTATAGGTAAAACTCAACAATAATAGGCAAAATATATTACCTACTAATTATTTGACTATTAGCATTAATTATCAGATATATTACTCACTATAATGTATGTATAAATATATCAATCATTGTTTTTTATATATACATTACCGATGAACTAATTATCATTAAAAATACCAAAAAGTGATAAAAATATGATAATGATCTTTACAAGAATCATTCACTATTAATATATTTAATATTAAATAAAATAATATCCCATTATACAAATATTAAACAATATCTATTAAAAATAAATTACCAACTTTATTCTCTATTGAAAGGTAGTATTAATAACCAGTTTTTGAATGACTCAGAAGCTTTAAAACCATCCAAAATTTACTAATCACCATCTAGCAAACACTCCCACAATGTCATCGATAATTTTTACACCAGATTCTGCCACCGCATTAGACAAACCTAACTTTAGTGGGCATTTATCACAAAGACTATTTACCCGTCGAGAAGTCCTACCAACCCGTAATGATGTACTGTGGCTGATTGAACGTGGGGCAGTTCGCACTATAACTTGGGGTGAAGATGGCACATTTATCACTTTGGGATATTGGGGGGCTGGTGATGTCATTGGGTATGCTTTATCTAAAGTCAAACCATACCAAATTGAGTGTCTGACCAGTGTAGAAGCGTCCACCTTGCCGCCACATCTTTGGCATCAATATACAGATGCTTTAATAGCTCACATTCAAACCTCAGAAGAGCTTTTAAGCATAGTAAACCGTAAACCCATTTCATTACGGTTGTGGCAATTTTTGTTGTGGTTAAGTGAAAGATTTGGACGGAATGTCGAACAAGGTACTCTGATTGAATTATATATCACTCATCAGGAAATTGCAGAGGTCTTGAATACGACAAGAGTAACAATAACAAAGCTGCTACAGGAGTTTGAAACGGAAGGAATGCTGTTACGCCATCAGCGTCGAATTATTTTGCGTTTACCAAATAATTAAATGGAAAATTTAATAGAAAAAATTTAGTTTTGCTCTTGTGCTAATGGCTGTAAAATATGTATAATCACTACTGATATCATGTGTAAATTCCCTTATAGACATTGGGGTTATAGATTTTACCATGTATTCAAACGAGTTGGTGTGAGTGAAAGATAAAATCATGACAAAATTATTTTGGAACGCTTTAAAGGTAAGTCCAGCGATCGTTGCTGCCACCTTTGTTGCAGCTAATGGTGCATACGCTGCGGAAGCTAATGAAAATGTGACAAGTGTTGCCCAATTGACCCAAGCTTCTCAAGAAATGGGTCAGGTAACATCCGTATCTCAATTCTCTGACGTACAACCTACAGACTGGGCTTTCCAAGCATTGCAATCCTTGGTTGAGCGTTACGGTTGTATCGCAGGTTATCCCAACCTCACATACCGTGGTAATCGTGCTTTGACCCGGTATGAGTTTGCGGCTGGTTTAAATGCTTGTTTAGACAGAGTAAATGAGTTAATTGCTACAGCTACAGCTGACTTGGTAACTAAGGAAGATTTAGCTACCTTACAACGTTTGCAAGAAGAATTTTCTGCGGAATTAGCTACCCTGCGCGGTCGCGTCGATGCTTTAGAAGCGCGTACTGCTGAATTGGAAGCTAATCAGTTCTCTACTACCACCAAACTCTCAGGGGAAGCAATCTTTGGCTTGTCTCAAGTATTTGGTGATACAAGAGCTGATGGTGACAACGACTCAACTAATAATGGTGATCTAGAGAGCAACACCACCTTCTCTAACCGTGTACGGTTAACACTGAACACCAGCTTCACCGGTACAGACAGACTACAAACTCGTTTGAACGCTGGTAACTTCATCCCCAATAATGGCACAACGGGTACTAGAATGACCCGTTTGGGCTTTGATGAAGAAACTGATAATCAAGTTGTAATCGATAAAGTTAACTACGCTTTCAATTTAGGTCCAGCACGGGTCAAGATTGATGCTGTTGGTGCTGAGTTGAACGATAACGTCAACGTCTTCCATCCTGACTTCAGCAGCAGTGGTTCAGGCGCGCTCTCTCGCTATGGACGTTTCAGCCCAATTTATCGTTTTGGTGCTGATGGTGCAGGTTTGACAGTTGAATTCAATCCTGGTGGTCCTTTGACATTGAGCGCAGCTTATTTAGCACCTAACGCCAATGACCCATCTGCTCGTAATGGTTTGTTCGATGGTAGTAATGCTATCTTCGGTCAAGTCGCTTTCAAACCAAATGACGCATTGAATATAGGTTTTACCTATGTTCGTGCTTATCAGAATAGTGCAGGTAATGGTGTAAACCTGACCGGCAGTACAGGAAGCAGTATAGCACCTAACTCTGCTCGCAGACCTTTTGGTAATGATGCTACTTCATCTAACAACTACGGTATCCAAGCGACCTTCCAACCTAGCTCTAAATTGACTTTTGGTGGTTGGGTAGGTTACACCGATGCGAAAGCAGAAGCTGGTGCTGACAGAGATGCTGATATTTGGTACTGGGCTGCTAGCTTGGCTGTGAAAGACTTTGGTAGAGAAGGTAACACCTTTGGTTTAATTTTTGGTCAACCACCTAAATTAACTGGTGGTAGCGGAATTACCAGAGATCCTAACACTTCCTATCACTTAGAAGGACTGTACAAAATCAGCCTGACCGAGAACATTCAGGTCACACCTGGATTGTTGGTGATTTTCAACCCTGAACACAGAGACAGCAACGATACCATTTATGTTGGTACTCTCCGCACAACCTTCAGATTCTAAAAAAATGACAGTGGGTTAGTTAGCATTTGACTGCTGACTAACAATGACAGCCCGCCTACAAGCGGGCTTTTATTTTTTTAAAGTGAGTTTTCTGACCTCTCCCCCGACCCCTCTCCGACGCGGAGAGGGGAGTAAAAAGCTTAATTTAATTTGGCGTTGCTCCTTCTTTTCTCGCAGGAAAGAGAGATTGGGGCAGAGAGGAGTAAAAATTTATTCAGCTTCCAAGTCTGGTTGCTTAGATAAATCTGAGGGAGGCCGATCGCTACTCCATGCCCACCAAGCACAACCACACTGGCAACTATAAAACTCCTGCCATTTGCGACGATGGTTTTCTGTCAGCACAGGCGATCGCCGATTAATCCAAACTTGCAAAGCCTCTAAACTACTAGCACGGCAACTAGGACAGCAAAACTCATAAGCGTGAACTGCCTTATCTGTCCATTCAGGTGGTGTGGGAGCAAAAGCGTCCATTGGTATAATTCTTAAATCGTAATAATAGAATACACGGGGTGGGGAGCAGAGGTGCAGGGGAAGCAGGGGAAGCAGGGGAGGTAGGGGGAGCAGAATGGAACCAAAGATTGAAATTCGCCGATTGTTAGATGTGATGCCTGCTTCTGGGCGCATGACTACTAAAATTGTTAGTAAACCAGAACAGTCTCAGGTGATGGATGCTGCTTTTCCCTTACCTTGGAATCAGGAACGACCAATATATATTAATTTTGATTTGTGGGGTCGTCTGCCGAAACCACAACGAGATTTACTGTTATTACGGAAAGTTTCCTGGTTGACAGGTGTGAGATGGTTTAAACCTGATATTTATCAAGGTGTCGCCTTGGCTGGGTTATTGGGTGGATTAGTCGAATTCACCCAGTCAGATTTTGTGGGTGTGGCGGTAGCTGGGGGGTTAAGTGCGATCGCTCTCACACGGATTTGGCGCAGCAATAAATCTCAGGAATCAGAGATAAATGCTGATTTAGCCGCAATTCGGGTAGCACAAAGACGGGGTTACTCAGAAACGGAAGCTGCTCAACATTTGTTGTCTGCGATTGAGACAGTCAGCAAAATTGAAGGTAATTCTGGGTTAAGTTTTATCGATTTAATTCGTTGCCAAAATTTGAGAGCGATCGCTGGATTATCGCCCATTGGTGTACCAGATGATTACGATAAATAAGGGACTTCCAGAGAAAAAATATTCCAAATGTAGGGTGCGTCAGTATGAAGAATTTCTTTGTGTAGTTAGGTTTTCTGACACTGACGCACCCTACTAAACTATCAAGTCCTCTCTGCGAGACGCTGTGCGTAGCTTGCTTCCCCGGAGGGGTACACTACGAACACCTTATTGGTTAATCATCTTGGCCAGAATATTATGTGTCATCGTCTGTGCATCAGGACTTAATACCGAGGGGCGTAACTTGGGCGCATTGTAATCATCTAATCCCCAACTCCACTGTATTGAACCAGTGGCAAAGACTATTGCTCCAGAATCTGCCGTGTACATAGTCATATCGGAATATCTAGTTCTGCCCTTATATCGATAAGGAGAATGAGCTAGACGTATTGTATTAGCTGGGGCGTGGCGAAACATTCGATCTACTTCGTAGCCTAATAGTCCTTTTAAACGCATCTCTTGGGGGGGGATTTGGCGAGCATTCTTCACAGATGCTGTATTATCGGGCTGTAATTGCGTACCAGCTAACAACCAATCCGGTGCTGTGTTATTCACAACAATGTCGTCATTTACTTGAAATGTTTCATACATCACCCCTATCAATGCTTCCTCTGGGCGATTTACAGGTTTACTACGCCACTGAGTTGTGACTAAGAAATCGTTTGTCGGATCATTGTCTCTCGCAAATGGATCTAAAGCCGCACTTTCTTTGTAAGCAACGATAGTACGGTTCATGTCCTTAGTAATTCGACTTGGCTCAAAACGAATCTGCCAGTAGCAGGTGTTAGCAGAGAAAAATCCCAGATTTAAACCGTTATCCCTAGCTGTTTCTACATTTTGGCGCATTTTTGCTGTCCAATATTCGTCATGCCCTACTGACAGAAAAACCTTGTGCAACCACAGCATGGGTTTGGTGGTATTGAGGTCTAAACGATTTTCATGGGTATCAATATTTGTGATATATGTAACATCATAGCCAGAACGTTCTAGCCACCTAACCATGTTATATTCCCAGCCGGCGTTAGAAGTTTTATTTGGTGGTTGAACATTGGTTAAAAATTCTCCTGCACCAACTCCATAGGCGGCGGCTGGATTGGGACTAGCAGCATAGGGACGGTTGAAAGAAACTTTGTATGCTTGTTTACCGCGACTATTCCAACGGTATAGGGACATTTCACCCCAGTTGTTGTAGGCTTGATAAGTTGTGATGCTTGATTGAAATACGAGATCAGAAGGGCGACTGTCATCACGCACCACAAAGATAATGTAGCTTTGCTTACCACTTTTACTAGCAGTCAGTTTTGCTAAATAAAAACCACTAGCCCATTGTGTGGGATCTTGAGAGTTATACGGGATTTCGAGAGTGTATGGATTTTTCCAATTACATTCAATCAGACCAGTGCTTTTATCTATAATTGGCGGTGGTTGCTTAACTCCTACTCTTTGAATAGCAGCAGCCATTTGCCTACCACCAGCACCACCATACCAACCCATCCGAAAGATTTCTATGGTATAGTTTGGCTCTTTAGTATTGACAAATAACTTAATTGTGTCGCCACGATTCACGCTTGTGAGTGAAGCATAGCCTTCTATCTCTCGCCTAGTGGCGGGATTAGTCAACTGCCAAGCTGTAGTGCCAATTTTTTGATTTTCAATGATGATGGGATTATTTTTTTGATCAGCAAACTCTACAAGATGATCCGCGATCGCATCTGGTTGGTAAAAAACGATAACAGTAGTGAAAATTAATAATACTGGTAATACAACCCTGGTAATCAGGTTTAATCGTTGTCTCAATAACATCAGTAGTGAGCAATTAAATCGGTACGATGTTTTAATTGTTTCACGTTTTGTATAAGAGCAGGTAGTTTCGATCAATGTCTATGCCTCTGTGCCTCGGTGCCTCTGTGGTAAAAAAACTACAAAGACACGTAGACACAGAGAGCATGAAAATACCTCTTCTCTAGCCCCTAGACTCTACTTTTAAACAATGATAAAGTTTGTACTCATAGCCATCTACGGATGGCAAAGTTTGAGTATCGGCTGCACATTTTTTGACTGCTTTGTCTACAGGTGCATGAAAATTTACCAGCCACAAATCAAAGGGTAGTGGTAATGCTTTGACAGTATTTTCTAGGGTAGTAGTTGCAGTATGAGAATCTTGGTCTTGATGTGCCAGAAGAAATAGAGAACCGGGAGACTTAATATTTTGTATTCTCAATTCCCTAGCTATTCCCATCATTTCACCCATCTGCACATGGGTGATTTGTGTAGTGGCAATGAGAACGGGAACTTGGGATGTTTGTTGAATTAATTTGATGAATAGATCAGGGCGGTAGTATTTCTGATAACCAAGATTGCAAATCACTGTTAGGGCGCTAACAAATCCCATCAACCAAATCACCATGACGGCTTTTTTACCTTGATAACTGTGCCAAGCCACGGCTAGACTAGCTCCTAGTAAAACAATCACACATGGGAAGTAAACAAAGTTATAACGCGCACCTCTGGTTAAGTCTATACCTAGAAAATAGGTAAACATAAAAAATAAAGCGATCGCTCCTACAACAACCCCCGTTAATACCTGTGTTGTCAAACGGGTTTCTGGTTGCTGTAAGTTTGCTTTCAACCCCTGGACTAAAATTGGTGCTGCCCAAATGATAAAGATCAGCATCACCAAACCAGAAGCAATCACAACTACCAAATCTGGTGATTCTACGGGTAGTAAGTAAAGCATAGTTACCCAAGCCCCAAAAGCCTGAAACAACGGACTTAACCAAGCAAATCCTTGACGGGGCTGCTGTATCCATTCTGTTAATTGCTCACCGTAGCTATTCTGTAAAAAAACTGGTAGCCAAACTATACCAGTGATAAAAGTACCTAGTGCAACACCATAGATCCGTCGCCAAGGGGGAGATAAGAAAACTTTGGGGTTAATTGGGATTTGCCGCCCAGCCAGAACTATCAACACCAAGCCTTCTGTACACAAAGTCAGAACAAAGAAATAATGAGTAGCTATTCCCAAGGCATTAATTATTAGCCAACCTAGTGCGATGGTAATAGGTATTTGTGTCTGGTTTTGAATGTGGCGAGTAGCTATAACAAAGCAGGCGAGGGAAGCAATCACCCACACAATTGCCAAAGTGTAGTGCCGGGCTTCTTGTGCCAAAAAGATGGCGTATGGTGACACAGCCATTATGGCTGCTGCTAAATGAGCTACTAAGCGGGAGCGAAAGGCAATCCAGCTAAAGATATAGATAGCGGGGATAGATACCGCCCCTAAAATCGCCGCTAGCGATCGCGCCCCCCACAATGAAACTAAACCCTGTTGCGTGGGAAATAACTGCATCCATAAGTGGGCTAAAGCAAAGTACATTGGGGGATGGTTGGTTTCATGACTCAGGTGTGTCCAGACATCATGAAGATTTGCAGCTGGTTGTGGTTGCAGTGGTTGCAACAAAATCTCAGGTGCGATCGCTTGATTTAAAGGTACTCCTAAAAAACTGTTGCCCAGACTAAACACCAAGGTGGAAAATTCATCAGTCCAAGGAGGCTTGGCGGTTAAGTTGGTTAAACGTAAGCCGAGTCCGATGATTACCCACATCAGCAACAGTAAAGGATGAAACCAACGAGCCGGAATGGTAGAGTGCCAATTATACAAACGCATCTATTCCTTGCTAGAAGCCAAGTACCAGAACAAGTCAATCTGTATATATTAGACCTCAGATTGGCCGTTTAATTTGTTCGCTATATTTTACGGTAAATCTGCGTTCCTTCGATGTTGTTCAAAAGTACGTACTGCGTTTGTAGAGTTTTTTCCAATAAAGCCACAGCATCTGGATGATCCTGTAAATACCAGACACCTTCTTTCTTGACAATAAATTCGGGTTTTTGATTAAGAATTTGGAGTAACTCTTGGTTGGTAGTAGCAGTTTGACCTTTCACAGCACGCAATAAATATTCTCTACTAATATTCGACGGATGTGTGACTATCTTCGTTGGTGGTTTAATGTCAAGCAGCCAATAAACAAGATGATGCTCCATCATATAGATTGTAGTATTGCGCCCCCCTTGTTGAGATAAGTATTGGGCTAACTCATATTCTCTGCCATAGGAGAGTGGTTGTTGCGAGAAAAAGCGAGTTCCAACTACTTTGTATTCATTTAATGTTGGTAGTGCCACTAGAGTCAAAGTCAATATCAGAATAAAATATCCTGCTTTGAGGTTGAATTTTAAAAGACCAATAAACCAAGATGAAAATATGACAGCGAAAAAAGGAGCAAGTTGAATCATATAATGATTATGCGCTGCCCCACTCTTTAAAATCGACAATTCGGTACCAAAAAAGAATATAGTGCAGTATATTAATTGATTTTGTTTTAATGACAAGTTTTTCTCTTGTTTAATCAGCCTAATTATTTGTATTATTCCAATTAAAAATACAATACCCCATACATTATAAATTTGCTGAAAAATAAGTTGCCATAATGATGCTTGAGAAGTAGAATAAGCTAAAGAGGCATCAATTATTGATACCTTAAATATTTGAGTATTATTGGTTATTACATAGGGCAAGTATAACACTATAGGTGGAATTAAAAAGCCAATGATATAAGCAATAATTTCAAAATATTTTTTCTCATTGAAATTTATACTTTTGGCTAAAATGTATAAGCCTAAAATTAATGTTACATAGGCTAAATTTAGGCGAATCATACAGGCAAATGCCATCAACAACCCAACCAGAAAAAATTTAATATTCCCTAACTTATTACTTCTCACCAGTAAGGCTAAAGCACCGAGTAAAGGCACAAGAGCTATATGCTCAGTCATGACAGATTTACCATCTGTCAGAGGACCACTTAGCATGATAAAGAGCATAGCAGCCGATAGACTGATTTTTAAACTCCAGAGAGAGCGACAAATATAATAGGTTAGGATTGCGGCAGCGATGACGCATAGAGTTCCAAATAAGCGAACAGATATAATAGATTTACCAAAAGCAAACATCGCAAAAGCATAGCTAAAGAATGCCAGTGGAGGTTTGAGATCCCAGAGTTCTAAATAGGGTAGGTTGCCGTCTAAAATAGATTGACCCATAAGAATAAACGTACTTTCATCCCAATTAAATACGGCACGAAAGAAAAACGGCAGACGAAACAAAAAGCTAAATAGAACTATAATAATTAAAATTCTTGATTTAGATAGGTGTAGGCATTTCATTACAGTTCTTGGCTATCCTCTAGGGGCAATTTTTATGTATGTTTGATTACAGTATTTGATCATACTGCTAAAAGTATAGTTTACAGGATTTATGTAAGTGTCTGATTTAACGGCAGTGATACAATTTGTACTCATAGCCATGCACATATGGCAATGATTTAGTTTCAGGTACACATTTTTTCACTTCTTCGGGTGTGGGTGCATGAAAATTCACTAGCCATAAGTCCAAAGGTCGTGGTAGTTGCTTTAAGGTATTTTCTAAGGACAAGGTGGAAGTATTGGGGTCTTTCTCTTGATGAGCTAACAGAAATTTGGTACTAATAGGTGAATCAGAAAATTTTACCTCCCAGGCAATCCCCATCATTTCGCCAGTTTGCACTAAGCTTTTGTGGGTTGTGGCAATGAGGACTGGAAGTGAGGAATTTTGTTCAATTAAAGGGACGAACAAATCAGGGCGGTAGTATTTGCGATACCCCAAATTGCTAGTAACAGTAACAGCACTAATTAATCCCATGACCCCAATGAGGATCACAGCTTTTTTACCATTTATACCCCATTTACCAATTTCTGGATTTTGATAACAAACTGCAAGGCTTGCCCCCAGTAGGATCATAACGGCAGGAAAATAAACAAAGTTGTAACGAGCGCCTCGTGTCAGGTCAATACCAAGAATATAAGTAAATATAAAGAATACAGCGATCGCTCCTAAAACTACCCCAGCCAATACCTGAGCGATCGCACCTGTTTCAGGTTGCTGTAGTTGGACTTTAATACCACGAAGTAAAATTGGTGTTGCCCAAATAAAGAAAATTAACATTACCAACCCAGAGGCAATTACAGTTGTTAACTCTGGTGCTTCTACTGGTAGTAAGGAAATCATGGTAATCCACGCTGCGAAAGCTTGGAAAATGGGGCTGACCCATTCCAGTCCAACACGTTCACCTTGAATCCACTCTGTTAAACTACTAAGATACCGATTTTGTAAAAAGCTCGGTAGCCAAACTAAACCTGCTACAGCAGTACCAGTGGACACAGCATAGATACGCCACCACAAAGGGGAGAAAAATACTAAAGTTTTTGTTTGTATAGATTGTTGCCAAGCTAAAATGATCAAAACTAGAGCTTCAGCACCGAGTGTAAGAACAAAGAAATAATGAGTAGCAATACCCAAAGCATTAATTCCTACCCAACAGATCATTAACCCAAGTGGTAATGATGTATGGTTTTGCAGGTAACGGGTGGCAATTACCAAACATGACAGGGAAGCTATCACCCAAACAATAGCTAAACTATAATGACGTGCTTCTTGTGCTAAGAAAATGCCGTATGGTGAGACTGCCATCATAGCAGCAGCTAG carries:
- a CDS encoding N,N-dimethylformamidase beta subunit family domain-containing protein; its protein translation is MLLRQRLNLITRVVLPVLLIFTTVIVFYQPDAIADHLVEFADQKNNPIIIENQKIGTTAWQLTNPATRREIEGYASLTSVNRGDTIKLFVNTKEPNYTIEIFRMGWYGGAGGRQMAAAIQRVGVKQPPPIIDKSTGLIECNWKNPYTLEIPYNSQDPTQWASGFYLAKLTASKSGKQSYIIFVVRDDSRPSDLVFQSSITTYQAYNNWGEMSLYRWNSRGKQAYKVSFNRPYAASPNPAAAYGVGAGEFLTNVQPPNKTSNAGWEYNMVRWLERSGYDVTYITNIDTHENRLDLNTTKPMLWLHKVFLSVGHDEYWTAKMRQNVETARDNGLNLGFFSANTCYWQIRFEPSRITKDMNRTIVAYKESAALDPFARDNDPTNDFLVTTQWRSKPVNRPEEALIGVMYETFQVNDDIVVNNTAPDWLLAGTQLQPDNTASVKNARQIPPQEMRLKGLLGYEVDRMFRHAPANTIRLAHSPYRYKGRTRYSDMTMYTADSGAIVFATGSIQWSWGLDDYNAPKLRPSVLSPDAQTMTHNILAKMINQ
- a CDS encoding glycosyltransferase family 39 protein, with protein sequence MRLYNWHSTIPARWFHPLLLLMWVIIGLGLRLTNLTAKPPWTDEFSTLVFSLGNSFLGVPLNQAIAPEILLQPLQPQPAANLHDVWTHLSHETNHPPMYFALAHLWMQLFPTQQGLVSLWGARSLAAILGAVSIPAIYIFSWIAFRSRLVAHLAAAIMAVSPYAIFLAQEARHYTLAIVWVIASLACFVIATRHIQNQTQIPITIALGWLIINALGIATHYFFVLTLCTEGLVLIVLAGRQIPINPKVFLSPPWRRIYGVALGTFITGIVWLPVFLQNSYGEQLTEWIQQPRQGFAWLSPLFQAFGAWVTMLYLLPVESPDLVVVIASGLVMLIFIIWAAPILVQGLKANLQQPETRLTTQVLTGVVVGAIALFFMFTYFLGIDLTRGARYNFVYFPCVIVLLGASLAVAWHSYQGKKAVMVIWLMGFVSALTVICNLGYQKYYRPDLFIKLIQQTSQVPVLIATTQITHVQMGEMMGIARELRIQNIKSPGSLFLLAHQDQDSHTATTTLENTVKALPLPFDLWLVNFHAPVDKAVKKCAADTQTLPSVDGYEYKLYHCLKVESRG
- a CDS encoding ArnT family glycosyltransferase, with translation MGQSILDGNLPYLELWDLKPPLAFFSYAFAMFAFGKSIISVRLFGTLCVIAAAILTYYICRSLWSLKISLSAAMLFIMLSGPLTDGKSVMTEHIALVPLLGALALLVRSNKLGNIKFFLVGLLMAFACMIRLNLAYVTLILGLYILAKSINFNEKKYFEIIAYIIGFLIPPIVLYLPYVITNNTQIFKVSIIDASLAYSTSQASLWQLIFQQIYNVWGIVFLIGIIQIIRLIKQEKNLSLKQNQLIYCTIFFFGTELSILKSGAAHNHYMIQLAPFFAVIFSSWFIGLLKFNLKAGYFILILTLTLVALPTLNEYKVVGTRFFSQQPLSYGREYELAQYLSQQGGRNTTIYMMEHHLVYWLLDIKPPTKIVTHPSNISREYLLRAVKGQTATTNQELLQILNQKPEFIVKKEGVWYLQDHPDAVALLEKTLQTQYVLLNNIEGTQIYRKI